The sequence below is a genomic window from Nicotiana tomentosiformis chromosome 6, ASM39032v3, whole genome shotgun sequence.
ATACCCAGTCCCATCTTCAGCAGATCATGATGCAATaggattttaaatatatatatgcaAGCATATTAACTAGATAGTCAGTAGGACACTGATTTGGGATGTGGACTGAACTGATGAGATAGAGATCAATATCAGACATCACCTCTTATTGTACTTTATTTTTCTTACCTTTTGAGCTCTATTCTATGTACCAGCCCCCTACTTTTGTTTAGTAATATATACAAATTGGGGTCAGATATTCAAAAACTAGCAAAGTTCCTATTTATTATTACAAGGTTTATTAAGTTAAGCTCATAAGAACAAGGACGACATTGAGGGAAAGAGGAAATATCTTTCAGCCAAAAATACAAGGCAAGTTAAAGGAAAGGGAAACACACTATGAATGCATTATATCTAAAGCTGCTAGCTGACCACAAATACCAAAAATTTGCATTCAGTTACTGGCTATGCAGTTTGGTGCTATTTTATCATGTATAAGAACTATAGAAGTTTCAAATACAGTATTTTGACCTCCCTTTTCTGGATCATATGCATGACATATTAGCATATTGTTCTGCAGAAAATCTCATAACTTCAACCACTACATATAACaaaacaagaatatcatacaaGAAGACATCACAACCAAAACAGTGCTTTCAGAAGGCATGACAATAAACCATGTTCGTGATATGGTATGTGTTGTTGTCCTCAAATACCGGGAGCAACTCTGGTGCTGCACAATGTATTTTTAAACTCTGCAGTTTAAAACGTGCAGATAAGTAGTTCAACAGGTTAGCCAATCGAGCCTTGGACTGAATGGTTTATAGTCATTCTCGGTAATTATTATGTGATGTCCAGAAAGTAAGGCATGCGTACCTCTTCAGCGAACACATCAAAAGGCTTCTGGCCATCAGATATCATTGTGGCACAAAGAAATACAGCTTTTGCAATTTTATCGGGGAAGTGCTCTAAAGCATAGGAAACACAAGCACCTCCAGCACTatgaccgaccaaaattacctAAAAAAATATACGCATAATATCTTCAGAATATATGTGAAATCGTCTTTGCCAAAATTCATGGTAGAAAAAGGACTAGAAAGTTCTGCCAAATCTATCTTACCTTTTCATCCTCCGGCAAGTTCTCCAGATAATCAATTAATGGTTTTGAGTAGTCGATTAGAGTTGTAACATTATTTGTATCTGTCAGATCAATGCCAGATCCAGTTAGATCTAAGGCTGTGGGGACCAATCCTGTTTCCTCCAATAGAGCAATGGTTTTGTACCAACACCAAGCTCCAAATCCTTCTCCATGTATCAAAACAAATTTCTTTGTTTTGATGTTCTCCAAAAACTCTGCAGGTAACTTTACAGCATAAATTTTGTAAGGTAATTGCAGTGCCACATGAACATTGTCTAGAGTTTGCCAAAAAGCTATTGATAGTAGTTGGATTTCAGGTGTCTCCTTATCTTCATTAAGTGGCATGTTGTTATGTTTTCTActttaatatttttcaaaatattcccACTGATTATGTGCAATAAACATGATCACTTAGATGAATCTGAACTTCTTCAACCACTCTGATGTTTAGCTTGAGTTAAATCATATCCGTATTTAACATATAAACTTCCAATCAGTGTTATATCTACATCTATAGCAGGAGAAGTTAAAGCTAGTGAGAAAGCAGAATGCCTAACAGTAAGCTAAGAGCCTTATACAAGGCAGGAATACTTGAACCTGAAAACAAAAACAGCAATTTAAATTAGAAAAAGTGATGGGTCACCTAGTTTGCTGTTGCCTAACATAGATATGCTGCACTATGCAGATAGTCTAGATTGCACACTGATTCTGAAGGTAACTTTGTCCAACCCTATGgattgagaataaactatatctGTTGAGTCACAACTGATCTATGCGGATTCAGACACTTTACAAGATGAACCAGAGATAAGATTTACACTTTATGTTGCCGTGTTGCGCTGACTCTCCAAAATGTTGCCGCACCCgtatcggatcctccaaaaataaaCTACTTTTGTAGGATCCCACACGCACCCGGAGACATTTTCGGACAGCCCGAGCAGCATACGGCGTGTACTTGCGGATATGGCTTCCGCAGCGAATTCCAGTACACACCACATAACCAGACAGCTAAACCTTGAGACTGATCATAGATTTCAAACTCTCTATACTTGCTTATAGAAACACCTAAAAGATCTTTCTTTACACAATTCCATAATCTTGAGCAAGTTGCCCCACCCACCAGTCAAGTAAAAATTCTAGAACCAACCCAGACAATCTAATCTGCACAGGGATATCTTATACTACAATTGCTTATCCAAAACAATGAGACTGAGAAGATAGTGAAAGAATTCAGGGAGATTGCACTATTTTTGGGACCTCTTACACCTAACATGGACAAAGAGTAGTACAGATTAGCTATTAATTTGGAAAAAAGacagaaaaataaaacaaaaaaagaaacttTCCAGCCAGAGAAACATTGATTATAGAATTGTTCTTTCAAAGCTCTGGAAGAAGTTAAACAGTATACTTCCCACAAACATGACTGCAGCCACAAGAAATCGACAAACAAAGGGGAAGAACCTAAAGTTGGGTTTCAAAAATCACTTTGGCAAAATAATATAGCAATAAccaaaaacaagaagaaaaaccCAAAGGAGAAGGATgaatctttttgtttttcttctttccttctaacatattttttctatatttggTAGAGAAGAAAGTGAACTTCATCCATGTAACTTTAAGTTTAAAATCAATGTTAATTAGTCTAGTGATGGAATGAGCTAATTTGGGAGAAAAAGTGAGGATAAAAGCTTTTCACTTTTAGCAACAAAAAGTGCCTTTGACTTATTTCCTTTTCAGGAGCACTTCCGCTGTTCAGCAATATCACGAATCTTAAAGAAAGCTATCATATCCACCACCAAGATATAAAAAGATTCTACTTTTCAACTTTCTGCAGCTCTACACCACCAATTCATTATAgaataaaacaaaaacaaaaaggaagAAACTTTCCACTCAGACCCACATTATTCACACTCCACAGATCCCAACTTCTAGTATAAAGCATGACCAACCACATCAAAATGTatactatatacatatataacgAAGAAGGGACTCTGAAGAACTGAATAAAAGAGAAACAAGTTTTGAAACAACAGCAATACCTCAATCTCAAACTACTTGAGTCCACTATACAAATTCTACTTCAAAAAAAGCAAGTCTTGACAGTGAATTAACAAGACTGACATATAAAGCAGAAGCTAGTGAGTGAATACCTGTTTTGAATTAGAAGCTAACTGATCAGGCAAATCATTGCGGCGGCGAGAGCTAGTGGATCCAATACGTCTAGACATGGACCCACCATCAAATCTCTGAGACAATTGATGCTGCTGAATTGCCATTGATAAAGCTTGCCTATGAAGCAACTCTTCTTCCATTAATGACCTCCTCTTTGATCTCTCATTCCTCTTACTCCTTGACCCTATTCCATTTTTGCCTGTTTCTTTTATATCCTTCTTCGTCATGCAAATAAATCTATTACCCATTTCTCAAAATTCAATCTTGCACAATACCCAGGATTTCTTTTTGCCTAATTGCCAGAAATCTGCAAAGCAGCCTGAAATTCAGTAATTTGTACAAGACCCAGAAACTATTTTGCCCAAAAGatactgatttttttttttgtctaaAAGATTAATATTCAACTAAATGCACAAACCCCAGAAATTATTTCCAAAAGATTGAAATTCAATTAAATGGACAAAAACCAGAAATTATTTTGTTCAAAAAGTGACCAAAAACTGCAATTTGGGCACTGTAAATGGAGTTGCAGGTTCTTGGTATGCTAGAAGACGACGACGTTTTTTGATGTAGCAGTAGATGGAAGTGGAAGCGAGGTGgagtttttaatttatttaattgAGGAGGAAAATCTGGAAAAAACAACTCAAAACCAACTCAATTCAACTAAACAATTCAATGCTTCTTCGTATTTTCTCCCCTTCCACCCcgccttccccccccccccccccccttttttttgcCAACGTACTTTACtgactctctctctctttctgtcACTTTCGAGTTTCTacttctgttttgtttttttcTCTGTGATGTTGAAAACTGGTTTGTGAGTTTCTGTGGTAACTTTTAACTGCACAAAACTGGATATTCACCATTTTGCTGTTTAAGTTTCTGGTTTTTTTGTCTTATCTTTTTTGGTACTGTCTCTAGTAGCCAAAGAGAGCTTTACCATAAGTGAATTTGTTTTTTAACTAGAAGTTTTTACTTCATTTCTAAAATGAGTCGAGCAGTGGTGTTCATAGTTCGATTGAAttcaatttttcaacaaaaaaaaaaattattccgatttttcgatttttttaCCATATGAAACGCTAATGTAGAATGTAATCTATTATTGGTCGTTTGGTAAggtgtataagaatagtgcgGAATAAGTTGTATTAGTAATGCATGGATTAGTAATGTATATgttagtaatgcaagcattagttatgcagatattatttcttatttactgtttggtgtggtgtattaaaattataatgcattgcataatttttaataaaaatagttgtttacaaaaatacccttcATATTCTCAAGCTTTAAGAGACTTTAAtgataattttgtctttaaccaaCCTAATGCATGCTTTAGTagccttggtattactaatgTCATGATTTTTTATGCATTACATATACATAAGATAATGCCaagtatgatgtataactaatacaagtattagttatacacagGTTGAAAAAATATACCAAACAAGATACCAAACAGGTTGAACTAATGCttgtattattttttctaatacctcgTACCAAACCACCCCTAGAGTTATATGAATAAACCTTTTTCATAAGtcaatatatattttgtaagaaTGAAACATATGACCAAAGTTATGATctattgaaataaaaaaaaaaactcgCAATATAtgatactctctctctctctttgtttCATTCTCTGTGGCTTATTTTAGTTTGTTTCAAAAGGAGTGATAACTTTTTGTATCTTagaaagatgaaaaaaaatataaaagagtATGAAGAGTTTCAAATCTAATTTtacaaaggaaaaaagaaaaagaatgagcAAAATAATCAAAAATAGAGAATGCTACACATTTTTTGACTATTCCCAAaagaacattaaaaaaaaaagaattcaaaaaatttaaatttttttttatcataGCAACGAGATTTTTTATACTATTTGTAAAATTAAAAAAGGTGATTTGATAACGGGGTTTAATGGAaggatttcattgatgatattGAATGAGGTGTGAGATCCTTATTCGAATCTCAACTATAACAACGAAAATAAATATCTTGAAAACATGTGCGAATGGGCTGGACAATTATGATTAAGATTTGAGATGTATAAACTTTCGTTGAGTAGAGATGAAAAGGACCAAGATTACATTAAATAGATTATTATAACGCAGATTTGTTTGAAAGTTTAGTCAAGAGTCAAGACTCAAAGAGTAAAGTTCTATTCCCTCTTTTCGATTTATGTGTTTGTTTTTTACTTATTTAAACCAAATAACAatgttattttttatatttaataattcttTAATTCCAGCATTCCACACTATATGTTTAAAGCCACAAAATTCAATTGTCGTTTTGGTACATTACACATAACTTAATTTAAGGACACAAGATTAAAAGAAATTTTCTTAAAATCCGTGTCGCTCAAACTAATAGATATAAATAAAAAGGaggaaataatatttaaaaaggcAAGGCACTAATAAACAATCCAAGAAGACGTAGGCACAAAACAAACGAAAATATAATGTTTAGACTTGATTGAATGATGCTTGAATGTTGTAACTTGTGTTTGaatgtgtttacccgaaaaatcggataacgttgaatttatgtatggttctaaggataagTAGATTCCTTTGATCTGAAGATAACAATACACGAATTTATGACGCAAAATAgtaaatgatgaacaaagatatttagtgagctttagaaagataaacacaatgaattcttaatcccatggaagatgtcttctattacaatctatcttgccttttatagccaaggatcactactttatctatagcaacataatagaataatattactagtggaggacccatgatggtgtgtctcctccttaataCCCACCAAGATTCTCTCAtttagtgcggttgtaacagctttttgtctgtgagctcgataccgactcgagctcggtgtcggatcggaacctcggccttggtttcgagcttggtgatcactttcgggcatcgatgttcgggacctgtatcggtcgatgttacctcggtcgattcggacgccccgagctcgacgcccccatctcggaattcgttcgggttctccatgaagataccccTTGACTGAGATtccatcctcgatcgatctttATGATCGAGGATTGGTTTTAACCGTATATAGATAGCCCCCTCATTTCTTGGAAaggagatgacgagaaacgatgtgATTTCCCTAAGGTTCGACCGAATCAATGATGACATTTCCATCGACTTTGACTATGACGTGCGTGATAGCTGTCCTATCGATTTGGTTttatcgaggcatttaatgtgtgtcagtcgGTGGTCAGCCACCGCTAGAAACGAATCGCCATGCCTTATAAATAGTTTTCCCATATAATGTTTTCCACTTTTGTGCTTCCTCTTTTCCCAAATTCTCTTTGATTATTTTCTCTAATTCGTTGCTTTAGTGCCGCTTATACCAGAGTTTTGGTGTTGTCCCCTCTTTCACCTTCCTTTGCAACTTTTTCTTCTCATATTGatggcgaaaacttcaaaaatcgtacctcacaaggagaaagcttcctcctCACGGCCGTGTGACGATAAGGCGCCGACGGAGCCGTCCGTTCAAGATTATATTCCCGACCCGTGTATTTTAAAAACTGATTTTAGGGTGGAGAACCCTTCGTTTGTTCCGGGTCGGTGtgaacacgtatcgatgtatacgtgCTCTATAGCGGAGGTTCACCTCGAGGCTGTCAGAAAAGACTGCGGCTGGGGTTCTGAGGTTGTGTTACAAATCCCATCCTCCGATGAGAGCGTCACTACCTATatggagggatttttaagtgtttacacctaTCCCTTTACGTTGGGAGCTGTCGATCCCGTGATTTTTGATTTCTGTaggagatatcaggtcaccctcgaccaaattcatccttccttatggcgtatagtcatcttattgcgtttcttctctatcaaagccggagggttggatttttctctgaaccaccttatacgactgtatcggcctcagatttaTCGTGGACTAATTAGGCTACACCGTCGAGcgtcgaaggctttgatgtcgagcattgatgaagataaggatcgaggttggatggatcgatatattcgagtgaggactcgTGATCTTATCCCAGAGGAAAAGATGTCGTTTCCTGAAAAAtgaaatttcgaccgtaagtgattcatgtttgcttttcgtgtctttttccgtttttgttaatattattttctgatgtccagctgcaccttggatgccacaagctgtgcctgatctcgaggattgggttcgaaagttagcctcgacttcatccTATGTCGAGCgcacttggcgtgatttggctaaaggtagatgggaggccaagaatcatggtgaggTTTGGTTCCTGTTTCCCTCGAGGTATATTCTGCGTTCATTTCGTTATCGATTTTTCCTTTGTATATAGGTGTAACTAGGGATACCGTTTTGAGGCCTTTGAGCGGTGATGAAGGAAACAAGTCCCCGGTCCTGGAActgggaaaagaaaagaaacgaagggcttcctctcggccggaggaccctaagcccaaaactcgaaaggtgaggagaaaaatcattgccctttcgatcgactcggtccaacgactgagggaggaaggagaagaagaagatagctcctcggctttggtagtccgacCTACGGAGGCAGTCGAGGTTGCTAGAGTTGCTGAGCCGATGGCGGCCGTGCCCATCGGGGTTGGTTCCGAAGACCTAAGTCTCGATCGaagtactccgagtgatttgctcggggcaatggcaatgggtcattcaccttctcttccgtctttttctgaggaggcgttgaagGAGGCTCGAGAGCTGAATACTCCCGATATTGGTGCTGGCTCAGGTGCAGCGGATCCTTTTAAGGATTGTTTTACTGGTGTTGATGacagttccgatatcggtgatgcttctcttttgttagaggaagctcagcgttttattactcgggtaatgattcttccatacttggcttctttgttcttttccatacttgacggttccgatatcggtgatccTTCTTTGTTTTATTGGTGTTGATGACAGTTTCTAACTATGCAGGCCATCGGTAGGTTTCGAGTTGATCTTAGCTAGTGTGAGGCCGAACTCCGGAAGGTCCTAGGTGAAAGAGATGACCTTCGGCTTCTTTGTAGCAAAAAGGAGGAGACTATAAAGGatcttcaagcggatttggctaaggttcgtgaaaaaagggtcgagctcgatcagcagttgagcctcgttctgttaaagtatgggttcgACTCGACTATGGAAGTTAACCCtccgttgtctcagttgcagcaaaagattgAGAAGATCGGGCTACTTCGAGAGGAGGTCGATCAAATCCGGGCCGAATGCAaccagtggaaggagactattgactgcctggcagcggagaaagaaaccatcttaacaaagttattatcagccgatgttcagcttcgaaacgtCAAGCAAAAGGTATCGGTTCAGGCTAAGAAAATCGATGAGCTTGAGatacgacttgctgaggctaaggcggaggttgagtagTCGAAAGTTTTGGCAGATAAGTCTATTGCTGTATATCGAGCTGATGCTGAGGCCGCTCAGGTGGAAGGCCCGGGAAGCGGCGAAGATTgccgatgctcgagctcattgggttgccgaacttgttaagtgtagatctcggagggagaccctcgaggagatacatgctcggggtttcgaccttaccgaagaggtaagaaaggcaaaagagcttgaagcggaagctgaagccttggcttctgatgatgatgacgatgataacgatgatggtagcaaaagcagGTCCGAGGGTGGGGAAGACCCCGACCCAGAAGCTTAGAGTCTAATTCTCCATATTTGTAAATTAATTACGTaggcaattttgtatatatataacaaggtCGATTTTGATCGATCAGATTTGGAGTGACGTTTTACTTGTTGAGTTGATGATAATGTGGTGGTTAACGTAAACTCTGAGTAAACGTAGCTTTTTCAATGTTTCAAACTCGATTGGGTCCTTGTTCGAACTcggcagcccgtaggctttaacaTTTGAGTGTTTATTTTGAACTCGATATAGAAGTAGTCCGTGGGCTTTATAttcgagtgtttatttcgaactcgagataatgtggtagcccgtaggcttaatatttgagtgattatttcgaactcgagataatgtggaagcccgtaggcttaatattcgagtgattatttcgaactcgatgttgaagtagcccgtaggctcaatggtcgactgagtatttcgaacttggtatagaagtagcccgtaggcttaatat
It includes:
- the LOC104113927 gene encoding putative methylesterase 12, chloroplastic, producing MGNRFICMTKKDIKETGKNGIGSRSKRNERSKRRSLMEEELLHRQALSMAIQQHQLSQRFDGGSMSRRIGSTSSRRRNDLPDQLASNSKQLPAEFLENIKTKKFVLIHGEGFGAWCWYKTIALLEETGLVPTALDLTGSGIDLTDTNNVTTLIDYSKPLIDYLENLPEDEKVILVGHSAGGACVSYALEHFPDKIAKAVFLCATMISDGQKPFDVFAEELGSAELFTQESKFLIYGNGKDKPATGLMFEKEQMHGLYFNQSPTKDVALAMVSMRPIPLGPMMDKLSLTPEKYGASRRFYIQTLDDHALSPDVQEKLVRENPPEGVFKIKGSDHSPFFSKPQSLHKILVEIAQIL